The genomic stretch CGGGCCGTCGAGGAACGGGAAGCGCGCCGGGCCGAACTGGAGGGGGCGAAGACGCGAATCGAATGGGGCCGGCAGATCCGGTCCTACGTCCTGCAGCCTTACAAGATGGTCAAGGACCACCGGACGAATCTCGAGGTCGGCAACGTCGACGCCGTGCTCGACGGCGAGATCGACGGATTCATCCAGGCGTTTCTCCAGGAATCCGGCAAGACGGGCGCATGAAGGGAATCCGACAAGACGGGCTGGTGATCTGCCCCCCCTGCGGCTCCGCCTTTCCGGGACTCCGGGACGGCGTCTGCCCCGCCTGCTGGTACGCGTCGCGCGAGCGGCCGAAGCCCCTAAGGGACCGCTTTGCGAAACTCGTCCGGCTGCGCGAACTCGGCGTCGACCCGTACGGGCACGCCTTCGACCGTTCCCACGGGCTGCGCGAGGCCTTCGCGGCCTTCGAGGAGGCGGAAGCGGCGGCCGCCGGGGCAACGGACGGCGGGGATCCTCCCGAACTCGAGGGGGTTCGGGTCGCGGGCCGCATCCTCTCCT from Candidatus Palauibacter australiensis encodes the following:
- the prfB gene encoding peptide chain release factor 2 (recognizes the termination signals UGA and UAA during protein translation a specificity which is dependent on amino acid residues residing in loops of the L-shaped tRNA-like molecule of RF2; in some organisms control of PrfB protein levels is maintained through a +1 ribosomal frameshifting mechanism; this protein is similar to release factor 1), with translation RAVEEREARRAELEGAKTRIEWGRQIRSYVLQPYKMVKDHRTNLEVGNVDAVLDGEIDGFIQAFLQESGKTGA